A stretch of Carya illinoinensis cultivar Pawnee chromosome 14, C.illinoinensisPawnee_v1, whole genome shotgun sequence DNA encodes these proteins:
- the LOC122294729 gene encoding uncharacterized protein LOC122294729, which produces MAANPSKETATIISLKLLVDKSSNKVVFAETGKEFVDFLFGLLQVPLGSIIALLRDYYLAAGPGSLGRVHESIENLDPSYLLPNQTKGSLLNPKPAFQSSTLTPPLLQNFFSPNQEIMVVSFGRDSKYRRRPSRRAKGVPNNTEKGYVRGVVTYLVMDNLTVKPMSTISSITLLNTLNIKDMGSVQEKKVKIDINKGLELIKVSLYSTTVLTDVFLGHRK; this is translated from the exons ATGGCCGCAAATCCCAGCAAGGAGACCGCGACGATAATTAGCTTGAAGCTCCTCGTAGACAAAAGCTCAAACAAGGTGGTGTTTGCAGAGACCGGAAAGGAATTCGTGGACTTCCTCTTCGGACTTCTACAGGTACCTCTCGGTTCCATCATCGCACTTCTTCGGGATTATTACTTGGCAGCTGGGCCAGGGTCCCTGGGCAGAGTCCATGAGAGTATCGAAAACCTTGACCCCTCCTATCTTCTTCCAAACCAAACCAAGGGTTCTCTCTTGAACCCTAAACCAGCATTCCAATCTTCAACTCTTACCCCTCCATTGCTGCAAAATTTCTTTTCACCTAACCAAGAGATCATGGTTGTCTCCTTTGGCCGCGATTCTAAATATCGGCGACGTCCTAGCCGCCGCGCCAAAGGAGTTCCAAATAATACTGAGAAAGGGTATGTTAGAGGTGTGGTGACATACCTGGTTATGGATAATTTGACGGTGAAACCCATGTCAACCATTTCTAGCATTACCCTTCTCAACACTTTAAACATCAAAGACATGGGTTCTGTCCAGGAGAAGAAGGTCAAGATTGACATCAACAAG GGCTTGGAGCTGATTAAGGTTTCACTCTACTCAACCACTGTCCTGACAGACGTTTTCCTTGGGCACAGGAAGTAA